The following coding sequences are from one Apium graveolens cultivar Ventura unplaced genomic scaffold, ASM990537v1 ctg8786, whole genome shotgun sequence window:
- the LOC141705343 gene encoding auxin-induced protein PCNT115-like, whose protein sequence is MASGGAVVPRMKLGSQGLEVSAQGLGCMGMSAFYGPPKPDADMINLIHHAIKIGVTFLDTSDVYGPHTNEILLSMALKDGVRDRVELATKFGISWGGQIREIRGDPEYVRAACEASLKRLQLDCIDLYYQHRVDTRVPIEVTMGEMKKLVEEGKIKYVGLSEASASTIRRAHAVHPITAVQLEWSLWSRDVEEDVIPTCRELGIGIVAYSPLGRGFLSGGSNMVVSLSKDDFRKYLPRFQAENLEHNKKLFHRVNEIALKKGCTPSQLALAWVHHQGTDVCPIPGTTKMENLSQNIGALHVNLTTEEIAELESIADSVRGDRYSSQASTYLNSDTPPLSSWNAN, encoded by the exons ATGGCCAGTGGAGGTGCAGTAGTCCCGAGAATGAAGTTAGGATCACAGGGTCTGGAGGTATCAGCTCAGGGTCTTGGTTGCATGGGCATGTCTGCTTTCTACGGCCCTCCTAAACCTGATGCTGATATGATCAATCTCATTCACCATGCTATTAAAATCGGTGTCACTTTTCTCGATACTTCTGATGTCTACGGACCTCACACCAATGAAATTCTGCTTTCTATG GCTTTGAAGGATGGGGTCAGAGACAGAGTTGAACTGGCCACCAAGTTTGGGATCAGTTGGGGTGGCCAAATCAGAGAAATCAGAGGGGATCCAGAATATGTTCGGGCAGCCTGTGAGGCTAGCTTAAAGAGGCTTCAGCTTGATTGTATTGATTTGTACTACCAGCATCGCGTTGACACTCGGGTTCCCATTGAAGTCACG ATGGGAGAAATGAAGAAACTGGTTGAAGAGGGTAAGATTAAGTATGTAGGATTATCTGAGGCCTCTGCATCTACCATCCGAAGAGCTCATGCTGTTCATCCGATTACTGCTGTGCAGCTGGAGTGGTCTTTGTGGTCAAGGGATGTGGAGGAAGACGTGATTCCCACTTGCAG AGAATTAGGCATTGGGATTGTTGCGTATAGTCCTCTGGGACGAGGATTTTTGTCAGGAGGTTCAAATATGGTTGTGAGCTTGTCAAAAGATGACTTCAGGAAG TATTTACCAAGGTTCCAAGCAGAAAATCTGGAGCATAATAAGAAGTTGTTCCATCGAGTGAATGAGATTGCATTGAAGAAAGGGTGTACTCCTTCGCAGCTAGCACTGGCTTGGGTTCATCACCAGGGAACAGATGTGTGTCCCATTCCTGGAACTACCAAAATGGAAAATCTCAGCCAAAACATTGGAGCTTTACATGTGAACTTAACAACTGAGGAAATAGCTGAACTTGAATCGATTGCTGATTCTGTCAGGGGGGACAGATACTCGTCCCAGGCATCAACTTACTTAAATTCAGACACCCCACCCTTGTCATCATGGAATGCTAATTGA
- the LOC141705341 gene encoding putative F-box protein At1g47790, which yields MVVGEKSKRKKPAAAELPEEVVLREILTRLPIKSVGRFKCVSKSWLSLISDPQFVKQHLNLSTTQNPDDYDCLIVQKNDKIVILSRYKETSALLSVSRFGLIGSVRGLVCLSYGNNFSLWNPAIHQSKEFSIPPRRPRHSWYPIGFGFDPISDNYKVVVLSPDLKFDLILWW from the coding sequence ATGGTAGTCGGTGAGAAATCAAAACGGAAGAAGCCCGCGGCGGCGGAGCTGCCGGAAGAAGTAGTCCTCCGGGAAATACTTACTCGACTCCCAATCAAATCTGTTGGACGTTTCAAATGCGTATCTAAGTCTTGGCTATCTCTAATCTCCGACCCCCAATTTGTAAAACAACACCTCAATCTCAGCACCACTCAAAACCCTGATGACTATGATTGTCTGATTGTTCAAAAGAACGACAAAATCGTCATTCTTTCCCGCTACAAAGAAACATCTGCCCTCCTTTCCGTTAGTCGTTTCGGTTTGATTGGTTCTGTTCGAGGTCTCGTTTGTCTTTCTTATGGCAACAACTTTTCGTTGTGGAACCCCGCAATACATCAATCTAAGGAATTCTCTATTCCACCGCGACGCCCTCGTCATTCGTGGTATCCTATCGGCTTTGGTTTTGATCCTATAAGTGATAATTATAAGGTTGTGGTTTTATCACCTGATTTGAAATTTGATTTGATTTTATGGTGGTGA